One window from the genome of Leptospira johnsonii encodes:
- a CDS encoding sulfatase: protein MISFGSKLSRTLIPILLCYLLQDCRQIFPGSFPNEEETIIPVWDGLRSLRKTGSVCRGNSEEAIRKISYHYKKNPSRYSELPLHEKWRNTQLTILKDKQTLLNESRDSLLLFQNGGCDISSEFIIPGAKLYDLQNVILDFSTTALSSSGEYIPSSGKLIVKLGDSIVFSEELQSQGKEWIDHKIKIPESLSKSLEENPSTTWNFEWVPKNQNDLLFVGQPTLYASVADPKLWGPKENVILIVVDALRPDRLGFGGSPVPTSPYLDELASDSIIFENAYSNGNWTKPSMISFFTSKIASELGLGNAWFYSSNLHRKIFYSKKPETLPNHLRSKGYLTASLMNNVFLLDYTGVGVDLGFHKLFQPGKDKDDTELILAESVQFLKENKNRRFFLHININTPHYPYLPERKYMDILAKKTDPKIWNSYDPYVRKYMAEILYTDEVIGKILEEAKKTGAFDKSWIAIVADHGELQSMEHYYHHHFVAENLHAHGETHYDEEIKVPWIIHPPASAKSNIEKRIFSEQVSLLSLFPTLAGALGLPCDRNLCGGNDYSKAIYGEEGPQSENFVYTEGRFSESIRTKEYKLIRRYPGYDFVRRTKEGEPHKMSEEFYSLVSDPGELQNLSSSNSPLLTKARQELDSHSLKKNVFKLRLPACEKECIRKIEIGIQAGIYKIQSDTPFTENKIETKSASLTVKQTPGKESILSFYTVEPVFGFRLSISKDGKPEDYKSGKWGILSEASSKIYRDSPESVASAKLPYEFKTSKIPYFYNDAGLSGNSESSEQAALGKEVRKVLESWGYIHE from the coding sequence ATGATTTCTTTTGGTTCCAAACTTTCTAGGACATTGATCCCGATCCTGCTTTGTTACCTTCTACAGGATTGTAGGCAAATTTTTCCAGGATCATTTCCAAATGAAGAAGAGACCATAATTCCCGTTTGGGATGGACTTCGTTCTTTAAGAAAAACAGGAAGTGTTTGCAGAGGAAATTCAGAAGAAGCTATCAGAAAGATCTCCTATCATTATAAAAAGAATCCATCCCGTTATTCGGAACTTCCTCTTCACGAAAAATGGAGAAACACTCAACTTACTATATTAAAAGATAAACAAACTTTGCTGAACGAATCCAGAGATAGTTTGCTACTTTTTCAAAATGGCGGCTGTGATATTTCCTCCGAGTTTATCATCCCCGGGGCAAAACTTTACGATCTACAAAATGTTATTTTGGATTTTTCCACGACTGCGCTTTCTTCCTCTGGGGAGTATATTCCAAGCTCCGGAAAATTGATCGTTAAACTAGGAGATTCTATTGTATTCTCCGAGGAACTACAAAGCCAAGGAAAAGAATGGATCGATCATAAGATCAAGATCCCGGAATCACTTTCCAAGTCTTTGGAGGAGAATCCTTCTACTACTTGGAACTTTGAATGGGTTCCTAAGAATCAAAATGATCTTTTATTTGTAGGACAACCCACATTGTATGCTTCGGTGGCGGATCCGAAACTTTGGGGACCTAAAGAAAACGTAATATTGATCGTGGTAGATGCTCTTCGCCCGGATCGTTTGGGATTCGGCGGTTCTCCAGTCCCTACAAGTCCTTATTTGGACGAACTCGCTTCCGATTCTATAATTTTCGAGAATGCATACTCCAACGGAAATTGGACTAAACCTAGTATGATCTCCTTTTTTACTTCTAAGATCGCATCCGAATTAGGTCTTGGAAATGCTTGGTTCTATTCCAGTAATCTTCATAGAAAAATATTCTATTCTAAAAAGCCTGAAACACTTCCGAACCATCTCAGATCCAAAGGTTATCTGACCGCAAGTCTTATGAACAATGTCTTTCTATTGGATTATACAGGAGTGGGAGTGGATCTAGGATTTCATAAATTATTCCAGCCAGGAAAAGACAAAGATGATACGGAACTGATACTTGCAGAATCCGTCCAGTTCCTAAAAGAGAACAAAAACAGAAGATTTTTCCTCCATATAAATATCAACACTCCTCATTATCCGTATCTGCCGGAAAGAAAGTACATGGACATTCTGGCAAAGAAAACCGATCCCAAGATCTGGAATAGTTACGATCCTTACGTAAGAAAGTATATGGCAGAGATCTTATATACCGACGAAGTTATCGGTAAAATTCTTGAAGAAGCTAAAAAGACTGGAGCTTTCGATAAATCCTGGATCGCTATAGTCGCAGACCATGGTGAATTACAATCCATGGAACATTATTACCATCACCATTTCGTGGCGGAAAATCTGCATGCCCACGGGGAAACTCACTACGACGAAGAGATAAAGGTACCTTGGATCATTCATCCTCCTGCATCAGCAAAATCGAATATTGAAAAAAGAATCTTTTCCGAACAGGTTTCCTTACTTTCCCTTTTTCCCACCTTAGCGGGAGCATTGGGCTTACCTTGTGATCGGAACCTCTGCGGTGGAAATGATTACTCTAAAGCAATCTATGGAGAAGAAGGTCCGCAATCCGAAAACTTTGTATATACTGAAGGCAGATTTTCAGAATCCATTCGTACCAAAGAATACAAACTCATTCGCAGATATCCAGGCTACGATTTTGTAAGAAGGACCAAAGAGGGAGAACCACATAAGATGTCCGAGGAATTCTATTCCTTGGTTTCAGATCCAGGAGAACTACAAAATCTTTCTTCTTCCAATTCGCCGCTTCTGACAAAAGCAAGACAGGAATTGGATTCGCACAGCTTGAAAAAGAATGTTTTCAAACTCAGATTACCTGCCTGTGAAAAAGAATGTATACGTAAGATAGAGATCGGAATCCAAGCGGGAATTTATAAAATACAATCGGATACTCCGTTTACCGAAAACAAAATAGAAACAAAGTCAGCGTCTCTCACAGTCAAACAAACACCAGGAAAAGAAAGTATTCTCTCCTTCTACACAGTTGAGCCTGTTTTCGGATTTCGTTTGTCCATTTCCAAAGATGGAAAACCGGAAGATTATAAATCCGGAAAATGGGGAATTCTATCGGAAGCGAGTTCTAAAATTTACAGGGACTCTCCCGAATCAGTGGCTTCTGCAAAACTTCCTTACGAATTCAAAACTTCTAAAATACCTTATTTTTATAACGATGCCGGACTTTCAGGAAATTCGGAATCTTCTGAGCAGGCTGCCTTAGGAAAAGAAGTTCGAAAAGTGTTAGAAAGCTGGGGCTATATCCACGAATAG
- the cutA gene encoding divalent-cation tolerance protein CutA, translating to MSYRTFYVTTKNETEALEIAETLVNERLVACANLIPGMKSIYRWHGRLEHNQETVLLLKTKDSEAEKVVARISELHSYTVPCIVSWEIKEANQKYLHWIDSEIGK from the coding sequence ATGAGCTATCGAACTTTTTACGTCACCACAAAGAATGAAACCGAAGCTTTGGAAATTGCGGAAACTTTAGTGAACGAAAGACTGGTTGCTTGCGCCAATCTGATCCCTGGGATGAAATCTATCTATAGATGGCATGGAAGGTTAGAGCATAATCAGGAAACGGTTCTTTTATTAAAAACCAAAGATTCCGAGGCGGAAAAAGTCGTAGCAAGAATTTCGGAATTACATAGTTACACGGTCCCTTGTATCGTTTCCTGGGAGATCAAAGAGGCGAACCAAAAGTATTTGCATTGGATAGATTCGGAAATCGGAAAATAA
- a CDS encoding OmpA family protein has product MAFRGFLILFFLIPSYLFSETPVLFRWKMKSGDDLELNEYHRVKARQGVRVIHREDKNRILLKATSCKKEGCDLSAIFDTYIKFPELDPAFYKDKTFKSKFHISETGQYTVPPEYSMPNLRSLPSFSSKEVSVGEEWTKPASESFQFSATRVEIPVQAKYVYQGRGDWEYAGKKGNADLIEYNYNLMKESDPIAQNIPYKIYGFAKGKVFFDSEQGVPQYKYVQLAYTFVFPNGIAQEMSFEIHGLYSKQNSVTENDKDKIAEEVKRILGPFPEGSTYPKKKPTGKKGNGLEWPEWEGNPEEEVADRAPVEIRKSNEGVVLSLDNLLFDYNKSELKPEAKKVLERIADVLKKYPDREIRIGGHTDDKGSQEYNLKLSQDRALSVLQELRDSHGLEETRMSYRGYGKSQPVAENSTESGRAKNRRVDITIVLE; this is encoded by the coding sequence ATGGCATTCAGAGGGTTCCTCATACTATTCTTCTTAATACCCTCTTATCTATTTTCCGAAACTCCAGTATTGTTTCGATGGAAAATGAAATCCGGAGACGATCTGGAATTGAACGAATACCATCGAGTAAAAGCCAGACAAGGTGTTAGAGTCATCCATAGAGAGGATAAGAATCGGATTTTACTTAAGGCGACTTCCTGTAAAAAGGAAGGCTGCGATCTTTCCGCTATATTCGATACCTATATTAAATTTCCTGAATTAGATCCCGCCTTCTATAAAGATAAAACTTTCAAGAGTAAATTCCATATTTCAGAAACCGGGCAGTATACGGTTCCTCCGGAATACAGTATGCCAAACCTAAGATCGCTACCTAGCTTTTCTTCTAAAGAAGTAAGTGTAGGAGAAGAATGGACCAAACCTGCTTCTGAAAGTTTTCAGTTCTCCGCCACTAGGGTAGAGATCCCAGTCCAAGCAAAATACGTCTACCAAGGAAGGGGAGACTGGGAATACGCAGGAAAAAAAGGGAACGCAGATCTGATCGAATATAATTATAATTTAATGAAAGAATCCGATCCTATTGCTCAGAATATTCCTTACAAAATTTACGGTTTTGCAAAAGGGAAAGTATTTTTCGATTCAGAGCAAGGTGTTCCTCAATACAAATATGTACAGCTTGCTTATACATTTGTTTTTCCGAACGGTATCGCGCAAGAAATGTCTTTTGAGATCCATGGACTTTATTCTAAACAAAACTCTGTTACGGAGAACGATAAGGACAAAATTGCGGAAGAAGTCAAAAGGATCCTAGGGCCTTTTCCAGAGGGAAGCACTTATCCTAAAAAGAAACCGACTGGTAAAAAAGGCAACGGGTTAGAATGGCCTGAATGGGAAGGAAACCCTGAAGAAGAAGTTGCCGACCGCGCGCCTGTTGAGATCAGAAAATCGAACGAGGGTGTCGTACTATCCTTAGATAATCTTCTTTTTGATTATAATAAATCCGAATTAAAGCCTGAAGCCAAAAAGGTTTTAGAAAGGATCGCAGACGTTCTGAAAAAATATCCTGACAGAGAGATCCGGATCGGCGGACATACGGACGATAAAGGGAGCCAAGAATATAATCTCAAACTTTCCCAAGACAGAGCATTGTCGGTTCTCCAAGAATTAAGAGATTCTCATGGACTCGAAGAAACCAGAATGTCTTATAGAGGTTATGGAAAGTCTCAACCTGTTGCGGAAAATTCCACAGAATCAGGCAGGGCTAAAAACCGAAGAGTGGATATCACCATCGTTTTAGAATAA
- a CDS encoding helix-turn-helix domain-containing protein yields MLLSVACLLRPEKSAGLKILSLLSFCVSIQFLYVYFLLKGIYFEPSFLNHLHIPFAWFLGPGMYSLYSVTVREEKFTAFERSFYLPGILLLILFPILYLVLPQIFLSRPVDYFEKGSTSWSDILLLGAYSANLVFYSSIVWQTRAAFRLERLKKDAGARILLFVVIGSGSVTSILVISYLIRDINLLFISVLSTVIYAVAGYLAQIYAPEVFSEMGPSMRDAYRNSRLEGVDTTDLENRLESLMIKEKLYLQEDLSLSTLSNQLDIKPYQLSEFLNQRKGTNFSKFVNGYRVAEAVRILKKEEGANILSVAYRSGFNSKATFNLAFKSIQGVSPREYLRKSKVS; encoded by the coding sequence ATGTTACTTTCTGTGGCATGCCTACTCCGGCCGGAAAAATCTGCCGGCCTAAAGATCTTATCTTTATTATCTTTTTGTGTTTCTATCCAGTTCTTGTACGTTTATTTTCTTTTAAAGGGGATTTATTTCGAACCTTCGTTTTTAAATCATCTTCATATTCCATTCGCTTGGTTTTTAGGACCAGGGATGTATAGTCTGTATTCTGTTACGGTTCGAGAGGAGAAGTTCACAGCCTTCGAAAGGAGTTTTTATCTTCCAGGAATACTTCTTCTTATCTTATTTCCTATCTTGTATTTAGTTTTACCTCAAATCTTTTTAAGTCGTCCTGTGGATTATTTTGAAAAAGGTTCCACGAGTTGGTCGGATATCCTACTGTTAGGCGCTTATTCAGCTAATTTGGTATTTTATTCTTCGATCGTATGGCAGACAAGAGCCGCATTCCGATTGGAGAGACTTAAAAAAGATGCAGGAGCAAGGATACTTCTGTTCGTTGTGATCGGAAGCGGAAGTGTAACTTCTATCCTTGTCATCTCTTATTTAATCAGAGACATTAACTTATTATTCATATCCGTCTTAAGCACTGTGATCTACGCAGTCGCAGGCTATCTGGCACAGATCTATGCTCCGGAAGTTTTCAGCGAGATGGGACCTTCTATGAGAGATGCGTATCGTAATTCCAGATTAGAAGGTGTGGATACGACAGATCTAGAAAATCGTCTAGAAAGTTTGATGATAAAAGAAAAATTGTATCTTCAAGAAGACCTTTCTCTTTCCACACTCTCCAATCAGTTAGATATCAAACCATATCAACTTTCAGAATTTCTAAATCAGAGGAAAGGAACCAACTTTTCAAAGTTCGTAAACGGTTACAGAGTCGCGGAAGCGGTTCGTATATTAAAAAAAGAAGAAGGAGCCAATATTCTTTCCGTCGCTTACAGATCCGGTTTCAATTCCAAGGCGACTTTCAATCTTGCATTCAAATCTATACAAGGTGTTTCTCCGAGAGAGTATCTCCGAAAATCCAAAGTTTCTTAA
- a CDS encoding FAS1-like dehydratase domain-containing protein, which translates to MAEKGISKDLIGTKLDSYEFDVERGKIKEFCLAIGETNPIYFDLEAAKKAGYEDIPAPPTFPTVIQFWGYPKIWKDMENMGVDTSRILHLKEKYNYVKTLYPGRVSSQGECVNVTVGKMDTMTFRTTIRNAKGETVIEAEMSIFIRKPEQ; encoded by the coding sequence ATGGCAGAAAAAGGCATTTCAAAAGACCTGATCGGCACAAAACTCGACTCCTACGAATTCGACGTGGAAAGAGGAAAGATAAAAGAGTTTTGTCTAGCGATCGGCGAAACCAATCCGATATACTTCGATCTAGAAGCGGCAAAAAAAGCGGGATACGAGGACATTCCAGCTCCTCCTACATTTCCCACAGTGATCCAATTTTGGGGATATCCAAAAATTTGGAAAGATATGGAAAACATGGGAGTGGATACTTCCAGGATCCTTCATCTAAAAGAAAAATATAATTATGTTAAAACTCTTTATCCTGGCAGAGTTTCTTCTCAGGGAGAATGTGTTAACGTGACTGTAGGTAAAATGGATACTATGACTTTCCGTACCACCATTCGTAATGCGAAAGGTGAAACAGTGATTGAAGCTGAGATGTCCATTTTCATCCGTAAACCGGAACAGTGA
- a CDS encoding alpha/beta fold hydrolase, whose product MMVVGGSFYSCKSDSSQNAEAAALLASVDLSLAQAAGNKGVSELEDSSGEIQNVFAQESDGSFTFDNTIKVTANDGVVLEASLFTPSTPSPTGKYPTVIFVNSWALNKYEYLVPAAKLAKKGYIVLSYSTRGFGASGGLIDTAGPKDRADLSKIIDWLLANTQTDSANIGISGISYGAGISLAGVSTEPRIKTAVAMSGWGNLKRSLYGNDTPRLIWGLILVASGYITGRPDPIIAENFGKLLQHTDIDFVTAWAADRSPETFVGQLNASAGKSVLISNNFEDFLFNPNAVLDYYSKITVPKKLLMNEGIHASAELTGILGISGFVWDNAYDWFDYWLKGINNGIMEKPQVTFQKRFAGPRVTLPSWPSPTVSDKTFYLKPRGLFSNGELSTSQNTTTTNTGILSGADTVAGTGFPLLSDILAAHAEIPVQTNLGFVSRVNGIVYQSSTLGSALKIRGKMFWNGKISSSLGKANVNVYFYDVDKYGTATLITHGTGTIFDAGWYETKDLSIDLNAVAYDVPAGNKIAIAIDTFDSQYAVPTVLIYGLDVKHSKTQQSTLVIQSEN is encoded by the coding sequence ATGATGGTCGTGGGAGGATCATTTTACTCTTGTAAAAGTGATTCTTCTCAAAATGCGGAAGCTGCAGCCCTCTTAGCCTCTGTAGATCTAAGCCTGGCTCAAGCTGCCGGAAACAAAGGAGTTTCCGAACTAGAGGATTCCAGTGGAGAGATCCAAAATGTATTCGCGCAAGAGAGCGACGGAAGTTTCACTTTCGATAATACAATTAAGGTAACTGCAAACGACGGGGTAGTGTTAGAGGCTAGCCTTTTCACACCTAGTACACCTTCTCCCACTGGAAAATACCCTACAGTAATTTTCGTAAACAGTTGGGCCTTGAACAAATACGAGTATCTGGTTCCTGCCGCGAAACTCGCTAAAAAGGGATATATCGTTCTATCTTATAGCACCAGAGGTTTCGGAGCTTCCGGAGGACTCATCGATACTGCAGGTCCGAAAGACAGAGCTGACTTAAGCAAAATTATCGATTGGTTACTTGCGAATACACAAACCGATTCCGCAAATATCGGTATTTCAGGTATCTCTTATGGTGCCGGAATTTCCTTAGCTGGTGTAAGCACCGAACCAAGGATCAAAACTGCAGTTGCAATGAGCGGTTGGGGAAATCTCAAACGTTCTCTTTATGGGAATGATACTCCTAGATTGATCTGGGGACTGATACTAGTTGCTTCCGGTTACATCACAGGAAGACCTGATCCGATCATCGCAGAGAATTTCGGAAAACTTCTACAACATACGGATATCGATTTTGTAACTGCATGGGCGGCAGATCGTTCTCCTGAAACTTTTGTAGGACAATTGAATGCTTCCGCAGGTAAATCGGTCCTGATCTCGAATAACTTCGAGGACTTCTTATTTAACCCGAACGCGGTTTTAGATTATTATTCTAAGATCACCGTTCCTAAAAAACTTTTAATGAACGAAGGGATCCATGCAAGCGCAGAGTTGACCGGTATATTAGGGATCTCCGGTTTTGTATGGGATAACGCATACGATTGGTTCGATTATTGGTTGAAAGGGATCAATAACGGGATCATGGAAAAACCTCAGGTGACTTTCCAGAAACGTTTTGCGGGTCCTAGAGTAACTCTTCCTTCTTGGCCTTCTCCTACCGTTTCCGATAAAACTTTTTATCTAAAACCAAGAGGTTTATTCTCCAACGGAGAATTATCCACGAGCCAGAATACTACCACTACGAACACAGGGATCCTCTCCGGAGCGGATACAGTTGCCGGCACTGGATTTCCTTTGCTTTCGGATATTCTTGCCGCTCATGCTGAAATTCCCGTACAAACCAATTTAGGTTTCGTAAGTAGAGTGAACGGTATTGTATACCAATCTTCTACATTAGGCTCTGCATTGAAAATTAGAGGTAAAATGTTCTGGAACGGAAAGATCTCTTCCAGCCTTGGAAAGGCTAATGTGAACGTTTACTTCTACGATGTAGATAAATATGGCACCGCTACTTTGATCACTCATGGTACCGGGACTATTTTCGACGCGGGATGGTATGAAACAAAAGATCTATCTATCGATCTAAATGCGGTAGCTTATGATGTTCCTGCAGGAAATAAGATCGCGATTGCAATCGATACTTTCGATTCTCAATACGCGGTGCCAACTGTGCTGATTTATGGTCTGGATGTGAAACACTCCAAAACCCAACAATCCACTTTAGTGATCCAATCGGAGAATTAA
- a CDS encoding MaoC family dehydratase, whose product MSKIEFDKYEVGQELPPLKVDTITHAHLVRYAGASGDFNPIHNDPDFARKTGLDGTIAHGMFVMAQIGRLCTSWADQKQIKEFGVTFKAMTKPGQKLTCSGKIKRKKEENGEKLLTVAVEASDESGEVKASGELVVIC is encoded by the coding sequence ATGAGTAAGATTGAATTCGACAAGTACGAAGTAGGACAAGAACTCCCTCCTTTAAAAGTGGATACCATTACACATGCGCATTTAGTGCGTTATGCGGGAGCGAGTGGTGATTTTAACCCAATCCATAACGATCCGGATTTCGCTCGTAAGACCGGATTGGACGGAACTATCGCACATGGTATGTTCGTAATGGCTCAGATCGGAAGACTTTGCACTTCTTGGGCGGACCAAAAACAGATCAAAGAATTCGGAGTAACTTTCAAAGCGATGACCAAGCCTGGACAAAAGTTAACTTGTTCCGGTAAGATCAAACGTAAGAAAGAAGAAAACGGAGAAAAACTCCTTACAGTAGCTGTTGAGGCTTCTGACGAATCGGGAGAAGTAAAAGCATCCGGAGAATTAGTAGTTATCTGCTAA